Proteins from a single region of Nerophis lumbriciformis linkage group LG36, RoL_Nlum_v2.1, whole genome shotgun sequence:
- the LOC133576802 gene encoding protocadherin gamma-A11-like encodes MELRCKQFMICTFYTLFLLHSAYGDVSFSFPEEMRRGSVIGNLAKDLGLEASNLYARKARINTVGGRKPYCDLNMKSGELIVADRIDREDLCGDKASCVLKHEVMLQNPLELHQVNLHIQDINDNSPMFDDDLINLEIHELADKGARFVIEEGHDADIGQNSVQQYILRKNDHFVLAVSGNTIELVLDKELDREKQNEMNLLLTALDGGSPQRSGTVVIHVTVLDANDNVPVFSQAVYKASLPENSPPDTIVINVSATDADEGVNGEVSYDFGHVSENVEKLFSIDRKVGAIKVIGNVDYESTTSYEIRLKAKDGLGLSSNAKVIISITDVNDNAPVIHLESLSNPVPENVSPGTEVGIINVQDRDSEKNGQVRCSITQNVPFKLMHSIKNYYSLVTTGQLDRELVSDYNITISATDEGSPPLSSSKSLHLSVADINDNPPVFEEQSYSAYVSENNKAGSTLCSVSARDPDWRQNGTVIYSLLAAEVNGAPVSSYVSVNGDTGVIHAVRSFDYEHLRSFKVHVMARDNGSPPLSSNVSVSVFISDVNDNSPQILYPSPEGNSFMTELVPKAAHGGSVVSKVIAVDADSGQNAWLSYHIVKSTDPGLFTISLHSGEIRTQRDISESDSMKQNLIVAVKDNGQPPLSATCSMYLLISDNLAEVPELKDISYDENNSKLTSYLIIALVSVSTFFLTFIIIVLGVRFCRRRKPRLLFDGAVAIPSAYLPPNYADVDGTGTLRSTYNYDAYLTTGSRTSDFKFVSSYNDNTLPADQTLRKSLSDFDEMFGDTHVSPEV; translated from the coding sequence ATGGAATTAAGGTGCAAACAGTTTATGATTTGCACCTTTTACACCCTCTTTTTGTTGCATTCTGCATATGGAGACGTGAGCTTTTCCTTTCCTGAGGAGATGAGACGAGGATCTGTTATTGGGAATTTAGCCAAGGATCTCGGACTGGAGGCAAGCAATCTGTACGCAAGAAAAGCCCGCATCAACACGGTGGGGGGCAGAAAACCTTATTGTGATCTAAACATGAAAAGCGGAGAGCTGATTGTCGCCGACAGGATTGACCGAGAGGATCTTTGTGGAGACAAGGCGTCGTGTGTCCTAAAACATGAGGTCATGCTGCAGAATCCTCTGGAGCTTCATCAAGTTAATCTGCATATTCAAGATATCAATGATAACTCGCCAATGTTTGATGATGACTTGATTAATTTAGAGATACATGAGTTAGCCGATAAAGGAGCTCGTTTTGTGATAGAAGAGGGGCACGATGCAGATATAGGACAAAATTCAGTTCAACAATATATCCTAAGAAAGAATGATCATTTTGTTCTTGCTGTCAGTGGTAACACAATAGAATTAGTTCTTGATAAAGAACTTGACCGTGAAAAGCAAAATGAGATGAATTTGCTTCTCACAGCTTTAGATGGCGGCTCTCCTCAGAGATCAGGTACAGTAGTCATACACGTCACTGTGCTGGATGCTAATGATAATGTACCAGTGTTCAGCCAAGCTGTTTATAAAGCCAGTCTGCCTGAAAACTCTCCTCCTGATACAATAGTGATTAATGTTAGTGCTACTGATGCTGATGAAGGAGTGAATGGAGAAGTGAGTTATGATTTCGGACATGTTTCAGAAAATGTGGAAAAGTTGTTCAGTATTGATCGTAAAGTCGGTGCAATAAAAGTAATTGGAAATGTTGATTATGAATCAACAACATCATATGAAATTCGTTTGAAAGCCAAAGATGGACTAGGACTGTCATCTAATGCCAAGGTGATTATTTCAATCACTGATGTAAATGACAACGCTCCTGTAATACATTTAGAATCACTGTCTAATCCAGTACCAGAGAATGTGTCACCTGGTACAGAGGTGGGCATCATTAATGTTCAGGACAGAGACTCTGAGAAGAACGGACAAGTCCGCTGCTCCATTACACAAAATGTCCCCTTTAAGTTAATGCATtcaattaaaaattattattCTCTGGTGACTACTGGACAACTGGACCGTGAACTAGTGTCTGATTACAACATTACAATCAGTGCCACTGACGAGGGCTCTCCTCCTCTGTCCTCCTCTAAAAGTCTTCACTTATCTGTAGCGGACATCAACGACAACCCACCTGTGTTTGAGGAACAGTCCTACAGCGCATATGTGAGTGAAAATAACAAAGCTGGCTCCACTTTATGTTCCGTTAGTGCTCGAGACCCTGACTGGAGACAGAACGGTACCGTGATTTATTCTCTGTTAGCCGCTGAGGTGAACGGTGCCCCGGTGTCCTCCTATGTATCTGTTAATGGAGACACAGGTGTGATCCACGCTGTCAGGTCATTTGATTACGAACATTTAAGGAGTTTTAAAGTCCACGTCATGGCCAGAGACAACGGTTCTCCTCCGCTGAGCAGCAACGTGAGTGTCAGTGTCTTCATATCGGATGTGAATGACAACTCTCCTCAGATACTGTACCCCTCCCCAGAGGGTAACTCCTTCATGACTGAGCTGGTCCCCAAAGCTGCACACGGAGGTTCTGTGGTGTCCAAAGTGATAGCGGTGGACGCAGACTCCGGACAGAACGCCTGGCTGTCCTATCATATAGTCAAGTCCACTGATCCGGGACTTTTCACCATCAGTCTCCACAGTGGAGAGATCAGGACCCAGCGGGACATTTCTGAATCTGACAGCATGAAACAGAACCTGATTGTGGCAGTGAAAGATAACGGACAGCCCCCTCTCTCTGCCACCTGCtccatgtatttacttatttctgATAACTTGGCTGAGGTGCCAGAACTGAAGGACATTTCTTATGACGAGAACAATTCCAAACTGACGTCTTATCTGATCATCGCGCTGGTGTCTGTGTCCACCTTCTTTCTGACCTTCATCATCATCGTCCTGGGTGTGAGGTTTTGTCGCAGGAGAAAGCCCAGACTGTTGTTTGATGGAGCAGTTGCCATCCCCAGCGCGTATCTGCCTCCTAATTACGCAGATGTTGACGGCACAGGAACTTTACGTAGCACCTACAACTATGATGCCTACTTGACAACAGGTTCTAGAACCAGTGACTTTAAGTTTGTGTCTTCTTACAATGACAACACGCTGCCTGCTGACCAGACTTTGAGGAAAAGTCTGTCTGATTTTGATGAGATGTTTGGAGATACCCACGTTTCCCCTGAGGTATGA
- the LOC133576799 gene encoding protocadherin gamma-A11-like, whose translation MDSRRFLMGTFYYVLFLLHAAYGDVSFSFPEEMKQGSVIGNLAKDLGLEASALSARKARINTVGGGKPYCDLNMKSGELIVADRNDRESLCGDKASCVLKHEVVLQNPLELHRFNLHIQDVNDNAPMFKDNVINLEISESAFKGARFVIEEGHDADIGQNSVQQYSLRKNDHFVLAVSGNTIELVLDKELDREKQNEMNLLLTALDGGSPQRSGTVVIHVTVLDANDNVPVFSQAVYKASLPENSPPDTIVINVSATDADEGVNGEVSYEFGHVSEDVEKLFSIDRKVGAIGVIGNVDYESTSSYEIRMKAKDGLGLSSYAKVIIYITDVNDNAPVIHLESLSNPVPENVSPGTEVGIINVQDRDSEKNGQVRCSIQENVPFKLVPSIKNYYSLVTTGQLDRELVSDYNITISATDEGSPPLSSSKSINLSVADINDNPPVFEEQSYSAYVSENNKAGSTLCSVSARDPDWRQNGTVIYSLLAAEVNGAPVSSYVSVNGDTGVIHTVRSFDYEHLRSFKVHVLARDNGSPPLSSNVSVSVFISDVNDNSPQILYPSPEGNSFMTELVPKAAHGGSVVSKVIAVDADSGQNAWLSYHIVKSTDPGLFTIGLHSGEIRTQRDISESDSMKQNLIVAVKDNGQPPLSATCSMYLLISDNLAEVPELKDISYDEKNSKLTSYLIIALVSVSTFFLTFIIIVLGVRFCRRRKPRLLFDGAVAIPSAYLPPNYADVDGTGTLRSTYNYDAYLTTGSRTSDFKFVSSYNDNTLPADQTLRKSPSDFVDDLHDSFDPLECDI comes from the exons ATGGATTCCAGACGGTTTCTGATGGGCACCTTTTATTACGTCCTCTTTTTGTTGCATGCTGCATATGGAGACGTGAGCTTTTCCTTTCCTGAGGAGATGAAACAAGGATCTGTCATTGGGAATTTAGCCAAGGATCTCGGACTGGAAGCAAGCGCACTGTCCGCCAGAAAAGCCCGCATCAACACGGTGGGGGGCGGAAAACCTTATTGTGATCTAAACATGAAAAGTGGAGAGCTGATTGTCGCCGACAGGAATGACCGAGAGAGCCTTTGTGGAGACAAAGCTTCATGTGTCCTAAAACATGAGGTCGTGCTGCAGAATCCTCTGGAGCTTCATCGGTTTAATTTGCACATTCAAGATGTTAATGATAACGCACCAATGTTTAAAGACAACGTGATTAATTTGGAGATAAGTGAGTCAGCCTTTAAAGGAGCTCGTTTTGTGATAGAAGAGGGGCACGATGCAGATATAGGACAAAATTCAGTTCAACAATACAGCCTAAGAAAGAATGATCATTTCGTTCTTGCTGTCAGCGGTAACACAATAGAATTAGTTCTTGATAAAGAACTCGACCGTGAAAAACAAAATGAGATGAATTTGCTTCTCACAGCTTTAGATGGCGGCTCTCCTCAGAGATCAGGTACAGTAGTCATACACGTCACTGTGCTGGATGCTAATGATAATGTACCAGTGTTCAGCCAAGCTGTTTATAAAGCCAGTCTGCCTGAAAACTCTCCTCCTGATACAATAGTGATTAATGTCAGTGCTACTGATGCTGATGAAGGAGTGAATGGAGAAGTGAGTTATGAATTTGGTCATGTTTCAGAAGATGTGGAGAAGTTATTCAGTATTGATCGTAAAGTGGGTGCGATAGGAGTAATTGGAAATGTTGATTATGAATCAACATCTTCATATGAAATACGTATGAAAGCCAAAGATGGATTAGGACTGTCATCTTATGCCAAGGTGATTATTTATATCACTGATGTAAATGACAACGCTCCTGTGATACATTTAGAATCACTGTCTAATCCAGTACCAGAGAATGTGTCACCTGGTACAGAGGTGGGCATCATTAATGTTCAGGACAGAGACTCTGAGAAGAACGGACAAGTCCGCTGCTCCATTCAAGAAAATGTCCCCTTTAAGTTAGTTCCTTCTATTAAAAACTATTATTCTCTGGTGACTACTGGACAACTGGACCGTGAACTAGTGTCTGATTACAACATTACAATCAGTGCCACTGACGAGGGCTCTCCTCCTCTGTCCTCCTCTAAAAGTATTAATTTATCGGTAGCAGACATCAACGACAACCCACCTGTGTTTGAGGAACAGTCCTACAGCGCATATGTGAGTGAAAATAACAAAGCTGGCTCCACTTTATGTTCTGTTAGTGCTCGAGACCCTGACTGGAGACAAAACGGTACCGTGATTTATTCTCTGTTAGCTGCTGAGGTGAACGGTGCCCCGGTGTCCTCCTATGTTTCCGTTAACGGAGACACAGGTGTGATCCACACTGTCAGGTCATTTGATTATGAACATTTGAGGAGTTTTAAAGTCCACGTCTTGGCCAGAGACAACGGTTCTCCTCCGCTGAGCAGCAACGTGAGCGTCAGTGTGTTCATATCGGATGTGAATGACAACTCTCCTCAGATACTGTACCCCTCCCCAGAGGGTAACTCCTTCATGACTGAGCTGGTCCCCAAAGCTGCACATGGAGGCTCTGTGGTGTCCAAAGTGATAGCTGTGGACGCAGACTCCGGACAGAACGCCTGGCTGTCCTATCATATAGTCAAGTCCACTGATCCGGGACTTTTCACCATTGGTCTCCACAGTGGAGAGATCAGGACCCAGCGGGACATTTCTGAATCTGACAGCATGAAACAGAACCTGATTGTGGCAGTGAAAGATAACGGACAGCCCCCTCTTTCTGCCACCTGCtccatgtatttacttatttctgATAACCTGGCTGAGGTCCCAGAACTGAAGGACATTTCTTATGATGAGAAGAATTCCAAACTGACGTCTTATCTGATCATCGCGCTGGTGTCTGTGTCCACCTTCTTTCTGACCTTCATCATCATCGTCCTCGGTGTGAGGTTTTGTCGCAGGAGAAAGCCCAGACTGTTGTTTGATGGAGCAGTTGCCATCCCCAGCGCGTATCTGCCTCCTAATTACGCAGATGTTGACGGCACAGGAACTTTACGCAGCACCTACAACTATGACGCCTACTTGACAACAGGTTCTAGAACCAGTGACTTTAAGTTTGTGTCTTCCTACAATGACAACACGCTGCCTGCTGATCAGACTCTGAGGAAAAGTCCTTCTGACTTTGTTGATGATCTTCATGATTCTTTTGACCCCTTGGAG TGTGACATTTGA
- the LOC133576800 gene encoding protocadherin gamma-A11-like produces MFLTMDSRRFRMGTFYYVLFLLHAAYGDVSFSFPEEMKRGSVIGNLAKDLGLEASALSARKARINTVGGGKPYCDLNMKSGELIVADRIDRESLCGDKASCVLKHEVVLQNPLELHRINLHIQDVNDNAPMFKDNVINLEISESADKGARFVIEEGHDADIGQNSVQQYSLRKNDHFVLAVSGNTIELVLDKELDREKQNEINLLLTALDGGSPQRSGTVVIHVTVLDANDNVPVFIQAVYKASLPENSPPDTIVINVSATDADEGVNGEVSYEFGHVSEDVEKLFSIDREVGAIGVIGNVDYESTSSYEIRIKAKDGLGLSSYAKVIIYITDVNDNAPVIHLESLSNPVPENVSPGTEVGIINVQDRDSEKNGQVRCSIQQNVPFKLVPSIKNYYSLVTTGQLDRELVSDYNITISATDEGSPPLSSSKSLHLSVADINDNPPVFEEQSYSAYVSENNKAGSTLCSVSARDPDWRQNGTVIYSLLAAEVNSAPVSSYVSVNGDTGVIHAVRSFDYEHLRTFKVHVMARDNGSPPLSSNVSVSVIISDVNDNSPQILYPSSEGNSFMTELIPKNAHGGSVVSKVIAVDADSGQNAWLSYHIVKSTDPGLFTIGLHSGEIRTQRDISESDSMKQNLIVAVKDNGQPPLSATCSMYLLISDNLAEVPELKDISYDEKNSKLTSYLIIALVSVSTFFLTFIIIVLGVRFCRRRKPRLLFDGAVAIPSAYLPPNYADVDGTGTLRSTYNYDAYLTTGSRTSDFKFVSSYNDNTLLADQTLRKSPSDFVDDLHDSFDPLECDI; encoded by the exons atgtttttaacGATGGATTCCAGACGGTTTCGGATGGGCACCTTTTATTACGTCCTCTTTTTGTTGCATGCTGCATATGGAGACGTGAGCTTTTCCTTTCCTGAGGAGATGAAACGAGGATCTGTCATTGGGAATTTAGCCAAGGATCTCGGACTGGAAGCAAGCGCACTGTCCGCCAGAAAAGCCCGCATCAACACGGTGGGGGGCGGAAAACCTTATTGTGATCTAAACATGAAAAGTGGAGAGCTGATTGTCGCCGACAGGATTGACCGAGAGAGCCTTTGTGGAGACAAAGCTTCGTGTGTCCTAAAACATGAGGTCGTGCTGCAGAATCCTCTGGAGCTTCATCGGATTAATTTGCACATTCAAGATGTTAATGATAACGCACCAATGTTTAAAGACAACGTGATTAATTTAGAGATAAGTGAGTCAGCCGATAAAGGAGCTCGTTTTGTGATAGAAGAGGGGCACGATGCAGATATAGGACAAAATTCAGTTCAACAATACAGCCTAAGAAAGAATGATCATTTTGTTCTTGCTGTCAGTGGTAACACAATAGAATTAGTTCTTGATAAAGAACTCGACCGTGAAAAACAAAATGAGATTAATTTGCTTCTCACAGCTTTAGATGGCGGCTCTCCTCAGAGATCAGGTACAGTAGTCATACACGTCACTGTGCTGGATGCTAATGATAATGTACCAGTGTTCATCCAAGCTGTTTATAAAGCCAGTCTGCCTGAAAACTCTCCTCCTGATACAATAGTGATTAATGTCAGTGCTACTGATGCTGACGAAGGAGTGAATGGAGAAGTGAGTTATGAATTTGGTCATGTTTCAGAAGATGTGGAGAAGTTATTCAGTATTGATCGTGAAGTGGGTGCGATAGGAGTAATTGGAAATGTTGATTATGAATCCACATCTTCATATGAAATACGTATTAAAGCCAAAGATGGATTAGGACTGTCATCTTATGCCAAGGTGATTATTTATATCACTGATGTAAATGACAACGCTCCTGTGATACATTTAGAATCACTGTCTAATCCAGTACCAGAGAATGTGTCACCTGGTACAGAGGTGGGCATCATTAATGTTCAGGACAGAGACTCTGAGAAGAACGGACAAGTCCGCTGCTCCATTCAACAAAATGTCCCCTTTAAGTTAGTTCCTTCTATTAAAAACTATTATTCTCTGGTGACTACTGGACAACTGGACCGTGAACTAGTGTCTGATTACAACATTACAATCAGTGCCACTGACGAGGGCTCTCCTCCTCTGTCCTCATCTAAAAGTCTTCACTTATCTGTAGCGGACATCAACGACAACCCACCTGTGTTTGAGGAACAGTCCTACAGCGCATATGTGAGTGAAAATAACAAAGCTGGATCCACTTTATGTTCCGTTAGTGCTCGAGACCCTGACTGGAGACAAAACGGTACCGTGATTTATTCTCTGTTAGCTGCTGAGGTGAACAGTGCCCCGGTATCCTCCTATGTTTCCGTTAACGGAGACACAGGTGTGATCCACGCTGTCAGGTCATTTGATTATGAACATTTGAGGACTTTTAAAGTCCACGTCATGGCCAGAGACAACGGTTCTCCTCCACTGAGCAGCAACGTGAGCGTCAGTGTGATCATATCGGATGTGAATGACAACTCTCCTCAGATACTGTACCCCTCCTCAGAGGGTAACTCCTTCATGACTGAGCTGATCCCCAAAAATGCACATGGAGGCTCTGTGGTGTCCAAAGTGATAGCGGTGGACGCAGACTCCGGACAGAACGCCTGGCTGTCCTATCATATAGTCAAGTCCACTGATCCGGGACTTTTCACCATTGGTCTCCACAGTGGAGAGATCAGGACCCAGCGGGACATTTCTGAATCTGACAGCATGAAACAGAACCTGATTGTGGCAGTGAAAGATAACGGACAGCCCCCTCTCTCTGCCACCTGCtccatgtatttacttatttctgATAACCTGGCTGAGGTCCCAGAACTGAAGGACATTTCTTATGACGAGAAGAATTCTAAACTGACGTCTTATCTGATCATCGCGCTGGTGTCTGTGTCCACCTTCTTTCTGACCTTCATCATCATCGTCCTGGGTGTGAGGTTTTGTCGCAGGAGAAAGCCCAGACTGTTGTTTGATGGAGCAGTTGCCATCCCCAGCGCGTATCTGCCTCCTAATTACGCAGATGTTGACGGCACAGGAACTTTACGCAGCACCTACAACTATGACGCCTACTTGACAACAGGTTCTAGAACCAGTGACTTTAAGTTTGTGTCTTCCTACAATGACAACACGCTGCTTGCAGACCAGACTCTGAGGAAAAGTCCTTCTGACTTTGTTGATGATCTTCATGATTCTTTTGACCCTTTGGAG TGTGATATTTGA
- the LOC133576801 gene encoding protocadherin gamma-A11-like, whose product MFLTMDSRRFRMGTFYYVLFLLHAAYGDVSFSFPEEMKRGSVIGNLAKDLGLEASALSARKARINTVGGGKPYCDLNMKSGELIVADRIDRESLCGDKASCVLKHEVVLQNPLKLHQINLHIQDVNDNAPMFKDTVINLEISELAIKGARFVIEEGHDADIGQNAVQQYSLRKNDNFVLAVSGNTIELVLDKELDREKQNEMNLLLTALDGGSPQRSGTVVIHVTVLDANDNVPVFSQAVYKASLPENSPPDTIVINVSATDADEGVNGEVSYEFGHVSEDVEKLFSIDRKVGAIGVIGNVDYESTSSYEIRMKAKDGLGLSSYAKVIIYITDVNDNAPVIHLESLSNPVPENVSPGTEVGIINVQDRDSEKNGQVRCSIQQNVPFKLVPSIKNYYSLVTTGQLDRELVSDYNITISATDEGSPPLSSSKSLHLSVADINDNPPVFEEQSYSAYVSENNKAGSTLCSVSARDPDWRQNGTVIYSLLAAEVNGAPVSSYVSVNGDTGVIHAVRSFDYEHLRSFKVHVMARDNGSPPLSSNVSVSVFISDVNDNSPQILYPSPEGNSFMTELVPKAAHGGSVVSKVIAVDADSGQNAWLSYHIVKSTDPGLFTIGLHSGEIRTQRDISESDSMKQNLIVAVKDNGQPPLSATCSMYLLISDNLAEVPELKDISYDEKNSKLTSYLIIALVSVSTFFLTFIIIVLGVRFCRRRKPRLLFDGAVAIPSAYLPPNYADVDGTGTLRSTYNYDAYLTTGSRTSDFKFVSSYNDNTLPADQTLRKSPSDFVDDLHDSFDPLECDI is encoded by the exons atgtttttaacGATGGATTCCAGACGGTTTCGGATGGGCACATTTTATTACGTCCTCTTTTTGTTGCATGCTGCATATGGAGACGTGAGCTTTTCCTTTCCTGAGGAGATGAAACGAGGATCTGTCATTGGGAATTTAGCCAAGGATCTCGGACTGGAAGCAAGCGCACTGTCCGCCAGAAAAGCTCGCATCAACACGGTGGGGGGCGGAAAACCTTATTGTGATCTAAACATGAAAAGTGGAGAGCTGATTGTCGCCGACAGGATTGACCGAGAGAGCCTTTGTGGAGACAAAGCTTCGTGTGTCCTAAAACATGAGGTAGTTCTGCAGAATCCTCTGAAGCTTCATCAGATTAATTTGCACATTCAAGATGTTAATGATAACGCACCAATGTTTAAAGACACCGTAATTAATTTGGAGATAAGTGAACTAGCCATCAAAGGAGCTCGTTTTGTGATAGAAGAGGGGCACGATGCAGACATAGGACAAAATGCAGTTCAACAATACAGCCTAAGAAAGAATGATAATTTTGTTCTTGCTGTCAGCGGTAACACAATAGAATTAGTTCTTGATAAAGAACTTGACCGTGAAAAACAAAATGAGATGAATTTGCTTCTCACAGCTTTAGATGGCGGCTCTCCTCAGAGATCAGGTACAGTAGTCATACACGTCACTGTGCTGGATGCTAATGATAATGTACCAGTGTTCAGCCAAGCTGTTTATAAAGCCAGTCTGCCTGAAAACTCTCCTCCTGATACAATAGTGATTAATGTCAGTGCTACTGATGCTGATGAAGGAGTGAATGGAGAAGTAAGTTATGAATTTGGTCACGTTTCAGAAGATGTGGAGAAGTTATTCAGTATTGATCGTAAAGTGGGTGCGATAGGAGTAATTGGAAATGTTGATTATGAATCAACATCTTCATATGAAATACGTATGAAAGCCAAAGATGGATTAGGACTGTCATCTTATGCCAAGGTGATTATTTATATCACTGATGTAAATGACAACGCTCCTGTGATACATTTAGAATCACTGTCTAATCCAGTACCAGAGAATGTGTCACCTGGTACAGAGGTGGGCATCATTAATGTTCAGGACAGAGACTCTGAGAAGAACGGACAAGTCCGCTGCTCCATTCAACAAAATGTCCCCTTTAAGTTAGTTCCTTCTATTAAAAACTATTATTCTCTGGTGACTACTGGACAACTGGACCGTGAACTAGTGTCTGATTACAACATTACAATCAGTGCCACTGACGAGGGCTCTCCTCCTCTGTCCTCATCTAAAAGTCTTCACTTATCTGTAGCGGACATCAACGACAACCCACCTGTGTTTGAGGAACAGTCCTACAGCGCATATGTGAGTGAAAATAACAAAGCTGGATCCACTTTATGTTCCGTTAGTGCTCGAGACCCTGACTGGAGACAAAACGGTACCGTGATTTATTCTCTGTTAGCTGCTGAGGTGAACGGTGCCCCGGTGTCCTCCTATGTTTCCGTTAACGGAGACACAGGTGTGATCCACGCTGTCAGGTCATTTGATTATGAACATTTGAGGAGTTTTAAAGTCCACGTCATGGCCAGAGACAACGGTTCTCCTCCGCTGAGCAGCAACGTGAGCGTCAGTGTGTTCATATCGGATGTGAATGACAACTCTCCTCAGATACTGTACCCCTCCCCAGAGGGTAACTCCTTCATGACTGAGCTGGTCCCCAAAGCTGCACATGGAGGCTCTGTGGTGTCCAAAGTGATAGCTGTGGACGCAGACTCCGGACAGAACGCCTGGCTGTCCTATCATATAGTCAAGTCCACTGATCCGGGACTTTTCACCATTGGTCTCCACAGTGGAGAGATCAGGACCCAGCGGGACATTTCTGAATCTGACAGCATGAAACAGAACCTGATTGTGGCAGTGAAAGATAACGGACAGCCCCCTCTCTCTGCCACCTGCtccatgtatttacttatttctgATAACCTGGCTGAGGTCCCAGAACTGAAGGACATTTCTTATGACGAGAAGAATTCCAAACTGACATCTTATCTGATCATCGCGCTGGTGTCTGTGTCCACCTTCTTTCTGACCTTCATCATCATCGTCCTGGGTGTGAGGTTTTGTCGCAGGAGAAAGCCCAGACTGTTGTTTGATGGAGCAGTTGCCATCCCCAGCGCGTATCTGCCTCCTAATTACGCAGATGTTGACGGCACAGGAACTTTACGCAGCACCTACAACTATGACGCCTACTTGACAACAGGTTCTAGAACCAGTGACTTTAAGTTTGTGTCTTCCTACAATGACAACACGCTGCCTGCTGACCAGACTCTGAGGAAAAGTCCTTCTGACTTTGTTGATGATCTTCATGATTCTTTTGACCCCTTGGAG TGTGACATTTGA